ATCACAGACCTCATAGTTCTCCATCTCCACGTCATCCACATCCAGACCCAGGCTGATGGTGGGGCCCATGGTCGTCGGAGACATTGGCAGCATTGAACTGGAGGAGCCAGAGTGCGGGTCAGCAGGGGGAGGCTGGACAGAGCgcccaccctccacccctgcaTGCAAACAGCACAGAGCTCTGCAGTTTCAAATCAGGCCCCTGGTGTTTGTTCAAGCACACCAGAAGAAAGGCAGGGACAActgctgtgtgtggtgtgggcTACCAGAGCTGGGGCGGTCCCTAGAAAACAAGGCCCAACGGCTCTAAGGAAGTTACGCTGGCACTTACAGGAAGTAGGGGAGGAAGCTTGGGTAATAAGATGGAGGGGGCGGTGGCGGGGCCGGCGGCAGCGGCTGTTGTAGACGGTATCTTTGTGTGCTCAGTCTTCTTGGCATCATGTGGGAGTAGGGCTGCAAACACAGCAGGTGTGGTGGGTCAATGGGCAGGCCTGTCTGCCGGCTGCCCTAGGCTTGCTACGGGGACAGGGGTGGCACTTACCACACCAAAGGACAGCTCCTGGTGCAGCGGATCATGGGGCAGGTAATGAAGGGGCATCGAGGGTGACAAGGCTGGGCCAGTGGCAGAGGTGGAGTAAGTGAAGCTACCTAAGGGGTGCTGGTCCCCTCGAAGGTCCATATCGTTATCCAGCCGCTGCAGGGACtggaagaggaagggatgggTCAGCCAGCTGCTCACCACAAAGTCCTGGCCTTCCCTGCTCTGCCCTCCCCCTCAGCTCCCCAAACTCACCATTCGTGGGTGCTGGCTCTGCAGTGACACAAACTGCCCAAGTGGTGCCATGTGGGTGGGCTGGGGTGGCGGGGCCGGCGGCGGGGGGTGAAGAAGGTAGTGGTCactggagaggaggtgggggtaggTGTGATAGGGCACAGGAAGCTGCTGCATGGTGCATGCCTGGATCAGCTGCAGAGAGACGGCACAGAGCTGGGCTTGTGTGCTGTGCTATGGAGGCCAGGGCACACCACACAGATGAAGGCTCTTACTGTACACACAGAGCCAGGAGCTACGGCAGCTCTGCAAGTCCCTCCCTTGTCCTAGGCCGCCAACACAGGGTGCCACACCACAGCCTCCACTGCAGTGCGGCTGCCAATGCACAGAATAACCCCTGACCTCTAAACTGCCTCATACCTCTGTGGgagcgcacacgcgcgcacacacacacacacacacacacacacacacacacacacacacacacacacacacacacacgtgtcctTTGCCGAGAAGGGTCATGGCTAGCAGGCTAAGTCAGTATACTGTCAGCCTGCACGGGCACGGGCACTTTGCTCAGCTGCTAAGGGTGCCCATGATCACACCTGCTGGGACGGGCAGGGGGAGAAAGCACTCACTCACCGGAGGTGGGAGGCAGCAGAGGGGGTAGTGCTGCCCACTGAACATCACAGAGCATGCCGGGAGCTGCTGGGTGCTGCAGCCAGGGATGGGTTGGCTGGCAGGCAAGGGGAACCCTTGGGTGGTCACGGTGGTGACTGTGTAGGACAGAGGGACAGGCCCCTGGTGCACCTGTGGAGAGAGCACCAGGGAACTGTAGGAGGCCAGGCAatgtggtgcatgtctttaattccagcacacaggaggcagaagaggcagTCCAATCTCTGGgacatgaggccagcctggtctacatagggagtttcatgctagccagggttacatagtgagaccggGTCTCAAAACATAAAGTCCTGTTGGTAGCAAGGCGGTGGTTGtgcacatccttaatcccagcactggggagggagaggagggagaggcagaggcaggaggatctttgtgagttcaaggccagcctgatctacagagcaagttccaaaaataggctctaaagctacagagaagctgtgtctcaaaaaacagaaaacaagagtcCTGTTGGGCAGAACTCATGTCCTAATGAATCCTTTATAATAGGCATCCCAGGGAAGACCCTCCCTCTCTGGGACCTGgtgtcatcccccccccccccatcacggGACTAACATGCAAGAGAGAATCAGCTTTGCTTCTTAGACTACTTGAtagaagctggggtgggggtgggttaaGAGTTGTCCTACCTACCTGTTCGTGGAGATCAACCATGAACGGGCTCTGCTGGGCAACTGGGTGCAGCATTCGTGGGCTCCTGCCGGCAGGAGCTGAGGCTCGGTGCTCCTCTACAGAGAGGTGTGGCGGTCGGGGCAGCAGCTGCTGGGAGGGGAAGTGCTCATCCCGGGCAGGTGGGCTGGCCAGGGGCCCCTCGTGGCCAAGGCTGTACCACACAGAGGAGCCCCAACACTCATTTATAATGCAGGGAGGGAAGCCAGGGTCATAACCCACACTAGGAAGCCAAGATAGCTCTGGGGCCTGGGGCCCTTTGCCCCCAATCCAAGCCAAGATGGCTGCCCTTGAACTAGGGATGGAGACTTCCTCCTACCTTCCCCAGAGCTGGCCTGGACTGCTGCTAGATCTTGTAGAGAATCGCCAGTGACCCACAGGGGCAGAGGGTGGCCACTTAGTCACCGCCA
The DNA window shown above is from Cricetulus griseus strain 17A/GY chromosome 3, alternate assembly CriGri-PICRH-1.0, whole genome shotgun sequence and carries:
- the Rnf44 gene encoding RING finger protein 44 isoform X2, whose protein sequence is MLHPVAQQSPFMVDLHEQVHQGPVPLSYTVTTVTTQGFPLPASQPIPGCSTQQLPACSVMFSGQHYPLCCLPPPLIQACTMQQLPVPYHTYPHLLSSDHYLLHPPPPAPPPQPTHMAPLGQFVSLQSQHPRMSLQRLDNDMDLRGDQHPLGSFTYSTSATGPALSPSMPLHYLPHDPLHQELSFGVPYSHMMPRRLSTQRYRLQQPLPPAPPPPPPSYYPSFLPYFLSMLPMSPTTMGPTISLGLDVDDVEMENYEALLNLAERLGDAKPRGLTKADIEQLPSYRFNPDSHQSEQTLCVVCFSDFEVRQLLRVLPCNHEFHAKCVDKWLKANRTCPICRADASEVPREAE
- the Rnf44 gene encoding RING finger protein 44 isoform X1, which produces MRPWALAVTKWPPSAPVGHWRFSTRSSSSPGQLWGSLGHEGPLASPPARDEHFPSQQLLPRPPHLSVEEHRASAPAGRSPRMLHPVAQQSPFMVDLHEQVHQGPVPLSYTVTTVTTQGFPLPASQPIPGCSTQQLPACSVMFSGQHYPLCCLPPPLIQACTMQQLPVPYHTYPHLLSSDHYLLHPPPPAPPPQPTHMAPLGQFVSLQSQHPRMSLQRLDNDMDLRGDQHPLGSFTYSTSATGPALSPSMPLHYLPHDPLHQELSFGVPYSHMMPRRLSTQRYRLQQPLPPAPPPPPPSYYPSFLPYFLSMLPMSPTTMGPTISLGLDVDDVEMENYEALLNLAERLGDAKPRGLTKADIEQLPSYRFNPDSHQSEQTLCVVCFSDFEVRQLLRVLPCNHEFHAKCVDKWLKANRTCPICRADASEVPREAE